The proteins below come from a single Chryseobacterium nepalense genomic window:
- a CDS encoding helix-turn-helix domain-containing protein has protein sequence MKMYVKFDFNTLCMKVLEEKLKDQGLKYRLLNFGEVELYETLTQEQSRVFRENLEDYGIEIIESQKTALVQKIKDTIAEFVGSDEAVPVKASIFIAEKLNHSYGYLSNVFSDATNTSIENFIIIQKIEYAKELIIGKRYNLTEIAQLLNYSSVAHLSTQFKNLTGITPSHFQKIIAMRRKVQRHDTYYSRAI, from the coding sequence ATGAAAATGTATGTAAAATTTGATTTCAATACGCTCTGTATGAAGGTATTGGAAGAAAAACTAAAAGATCAGGGACTGAAATACAGGCTTCTTAACTTTGGAGAAGTAGAATTGTACGAAACCCTTACACAGGAACAAAGCAGAGTTTTCAGAGAAAATCTGGAAGATTACGGTATTGAAATTATTGAAAGTCAAAAAACGGCACTGGTTCAGAAAATAAAAGACACCATAGCGGAATTTGTAGGCTCGGACGAGGCCGTGCCGGTAAAAGCTTCCATTTTTATTGCGGAAAAACTGAATCATAGCTATGGATATCTGTCAAATGTATTTTCTGATGCAACAAATACTTCAATAGAGAACTTTATTATCATTCAGAAAATTGAATATGCCAAAGAACTCATCATCGGCAAAAGATATAACCTGACGGAAATCGCTCAACTCCTGAATTATTCCAGTGTTGCTCATCTGAGTACTCAGTTTAAGAATCTTACGGGAATTACCCCGTCGCATTTCCAGAAAATTATTGCGATGAGAAGAAAAGTTCAGCGCCACGATACCTATTATTCCAGAGCAATATGA
- a CDS encoding GNAT family N-acetyltransferase: protein MKFIEANEKDIPLIQSLAEKSWEAAYKDLLSQEQIDYMLGTMYSRNEIIRQMQNADYHYYIIFDENNNSFEGFLGYEHGYQEYTTKLHRIYLVPESKGKGIGKTAIDFLKEKAASVNDRKIILNVNKNNPAKKFYESQGFTVFNEVVIDIGNGFVMDDYEMEFYVTHD, encoded by the coding sequence ATGAAATTTATAGAAGCTAACGAAAAAGATATTCCGCTGATTCAGAGCCTTGCAGAAAAATCCTGGGAAGCAGCGTATAAAGACCTACTTTCGCAAGAACAGATAGATTATATGCTCGGAACAATGTATTCCCGAAATGAAATCATCCGGCAAATGCAAAATGCTGATTACCATTATTATATAATTTTTGATGAAAATAATAATTCATTTGAAGGCTTTTTGGGATATGAGCATGGCTATCAGGAATACACCACAAAACTTCATAGGATTTATCTTGTTCCTGAAAGTAAAGGTAAAGGAATTGGCAAAACTGCCATTGATTTTTTAAAGGAAAAAGCAGCCTCTGTGAACGACAGGAAAATAATCCTGAATGTTAATAAAAATAATCCAGCAAAGAAATTCTACGAATCTCAGGGATTTACCGTGTTTAATGAAGTGGTGATAGATATCGGGAACGGCTTTGTAATGGATGATTATGAAATGGAGTTTTATGTCACCCATGATTGA
- the dapA gene encoding 4-hydroxy-tetrahydrodipicolinate synthase, with protein MSILKGVGVALVTPFNEDLSVDFESLTRLVDFNIENGTNYLVVLGTTAEAATLSAEEKKQVIEHIIKVTNQRVPLVLGIGGNNTLEVKKQIEETDLSAFEAVLSVSPYYNKPNQEGLYQHYKMLASTGKNIIIYNVPSRTGQNIEAETTLRLAKEFPNLLMIKEAAPNILQYFDILRKKPEGFNLVSGDDEFTLPVTLAGGNGVISVIGQAYPKEFSTMVQLAFDRKVDEAYEIHNKLVEITRLIFAEGNPCGIKVVLAEKGIIKNYLRLPLVAASEGLYTKIKAEMANI; from the coding sequence ATGAGCATTTTAAAAGGAGTAGGTGTTGCGCTGGTAACGCCCTTTAATGAAGATTTATCCGTAGATTTCGAAAGTCTTACCAGATTGGTAGATTTCAACATCGAAAACGGAACCAATTATTTAGTTGTTTTGGGAACTACAGCAGAGGCTGCAACACTTTCTGCAGAAGAGAAGAAACAGGTGATTGAGCATATCATTAAGGTTACTAATCAACGTGTTCCGCTTGTTCTTGGAATTGGTGGAAACAATACTCTTGAAGTTAAGAAACAGATTGAAGAAACGGATCTTTCCGCATTTGAAGCCGTGCTTTCCGTATCTCCTTACTATAATAAACCAAATCAGGAAGGACTTTATCAGCATTATAAAATGCTGGCTTCCACCGGAAAAAATATTATTATTTATAACGTTCCGTCACGTACAGGACAAAATATTGAAGCGGAAACGACTTTACGTCTTGCAAAGGAATTCCCGAATTTATTGATGATAAAAGAAGCGGCCCCGAATATTCTCCAGTATTTTGATATTTTAAGAAAAAAGCCTGAAGGTTTTAATCTTGTTTCCGGAGATGATGAATTTACACTGCCTGTTACACTTGCAGGAGGTAATGGTGTGATTTCTGTAATCGGCCAGGCTTATCCTAAAGAATTTTCTACAATGGTGCAGCTGGCATTTGACAGAAAAGTGGATGAAGCTTATGAAATCCACAATAAGCTCGTAGAAATTACCAGGCTGATCTTTGCTGAAGGAAATCCTTGCGGAATTAAAGTTGTTCTTGCCGAAAAAGGAATTATTAAAAATTATCTCAGACTTCCCCTTGTGGCCGCTTCAGAAGGACTTTACACAAAAATTAAGGCTGAAATGGCAAATATTTAG
- a CDS encoding 5'-nucleotidase C-terminal domain-containing protein, whose product MKNKFLLLGIALAALSSCKTASPLQVTEVQTRKNISINNELKNDEEFVKVIEPYKQKLDNEMNQKISYTAVDLNKQGDNSNLGNLLADYTFDGAEEWAKKNLSKDVDAALINIGGIRTSIGKGDILLKSVFEVMPFENEVIIVKMKGSDLQGLFDYYAKTQVNNPVSHLYIETNDGQLTKSLINGKTINPDQEYYIATSDYLALGGDNMKFFSKGEMIPTGIKLRDLFIDYFKKTPEVNPNSDIRLNFIGKKQ is encoded by the coding sequence ATGAAAAATAAATTCTTGTTACTAGGAATTGCTCTGGCCGCACTCTCCTCCTGCAAAACGGCTTCTCCGTTACAGGTAACAGAAGTGCAGACCCGGAAAAATATTTCTATTAATAATGAGCTAAAAAATGATGAGGAGTTTGTAAAAGTTATTGAGCCCTATAAACAAAAGCTGGATAATGAGATGAACCAAAAAATCTCTTATACCGCAGTAGATCTTAACAAACAGGGAGACAACAGCAATCTGGGAAATCTTTTAGCGGATTATACTTTTGACGGAGCAGAAGAATGGGCCAAAAAAAATCTTAGTAAAGATGTAGATGCCGCCCTGATCAATATCGGAGGTATCCGTACAAGCATCGGGAAAGGTGATATTCTGCTCAAAAGTGTATTTGAAGTGATGCCTTTTGAAAATGAAGTGATCATCGTAAAAATGAAAGGATCAGACTTGCAGGGTCTTTTCGATTACTATGCAAAAACTCAGGTCAACAATCCTGTTTCTCATCTGTACATTGAAACCAATGACGGGCAGCTTACAAAATCCCTCATCAATGGCAAAACAATAAATCCGGATCAGGAGTATTATATTGCCACTTCAGATTATCTGGCACTGGGAGGTGATAACATGAAGTTTTTTTCAAAGGGGGAAATGATTCCAACCGGAATCAAACTCAGAGATCTTTTTATTGATTATTTTAAGAAAACCCCTGAGGTAAATCCCAATTCAGATATTCGTTTAAATTTTATCGGTAAGAAGCAATGA
- a CDS encoding bifunctional metallophosphatase/5'-nucleotidase, whose amino-acid sequence MNRKSFLKAIGGGTLAMALAPNMMMAEELNFVDMKSTNKLTILHTNDQHSRIEPFDSSYIKNPNQGGFARRASLIQQIRNQESNVLLLDSGDIFQGTPYFNFFGGELEFRLMSMMKYDASTMGNHDFDNGLDGFLKVLPNAKFPFICSNYDFKNTVLDGKTSSYKIFNKNGIKVGIFGVGIKLDGLVGKKQYGETIYSDPVDVAQHYSNFLKNEEKCDLVICLSHIGYDYKEDPDKISDKILAAKTENIDLILGGHTHTFLPEPETFVNRHGKNVLVNQVGWAGLLLGRIDFFFDINKNIKHIAWNNQVIDSSIIA is encoded by the coding sequence ATGAACAGAAAAAGTTTTTTAAAAGCAATAGGCGGCGGGACTCTGGCAATGGCTTTAGCTCCCAATATGATGATGGCCGAGGAACTGAATTTTGTTGATATGAAGTCAACAAATAAACTTACTATTCTTCATACCAACGATCAGCACAGCAGAATTGAACCTTTTGATTCAAGTTATATTAAAAACCCTAATCAGGGAGGTTTTGCAAGGAGAGCAAGCCTTATACAGCAAATCAGAAACCAGGAATCCAATGTATTATTACTGGATTCAGGAGATATATTCCAGGGAACTCCCTACTTCAATTTTTTCGGAGGCGAGCTGGAATTCAGATTAATGTCTATGATGAAATATGATGCTTCCACCATGGGAAATCATGATTTTGATAACGGTCTGGACGGATTTTTAAAGGTTTTGCCAAATGCAAAATTTCCTTTTATCTGCTCTAATTACGACTTCAAGAATACAGTTCTGGACGGAAAAACTTCATCTTATAAAATCTTTAATAAAAACGGGATCAAAGTGGGGATTTTCGGTGTCGGAATTAAGCTGGACGGGCTTGTTGGCAAAAAGCAATACGGTGAAACCATATACTCCGACCCTGTAGATGTAGCACAACACTATTCTAACTTCCTTAAGAATGAAGAGAAGTGTGATCTGGTGATCTGCCTTTCGCACATCGGTTACGATTATAAAGAAGATCCGGATAAAATAAGTGATAAAATCCTGGCTGCTAAAACTGAAAATATCGACCTTATTTTGGGTGGCCATACACATACTTTCCTTCCGGAACCCGAAACTTTTGTCAACAGACACGGTAAAAACGTCCTTGTCAACCAGGTAGGCTGGGCAGGACTTCTGTTAGGAAGAATAGATTTCTTTTTTGATATAAATAAAAACATAAAACATATTGCCTGGAACAATCAGGTAATCGACAGCAGTATAATAGCATAA
- a CDS encoding T9SS type A sorting domain-containing protein has protein sequence MKKLSLISLGILASLHVANAQTISSKKWADLFSYNNVIAMKEDNGKIVAAAENGIFYYTISSGEITKLSKANGLHEVKISAFDYNPQNKIALIGYQNGSLDVISPDGITYVVDIPIATGYNGSKRINHISITGDLAVISVGYGVSIFDLRKKEFKDSAFFLSGGVYEASNEATIFGNKVFSVTNTGLKSHEMNTTFPVFTTWITEMAGSFRHIDSEGILSFSSATTGYLYNNGASVPLSQTFTNVKDVVVNSNNIVVTDLNRVYTFNNNGNFNNTVSFGEECNTATTVGSSVYGGTVLSGIKNESNNSFKPDGPYFNYAYKMSLYGENQLLVSTGGRENRFNTALNNPKNPGFYYFNGMEWIYPSYFVGNTTGFNVLDVVSDPASPDDVFFTNYTTAEGRGVYKMKYNAASKDFTFTKNYNLGTTNLYARRAVGLAFDDANNLFVSIAFSSDGPDVGQLTAIGAYDRATDDFLIKNTTTLGAAQKPLFYEGLLWIPIPRLSALVAYDAKKTVNTSDDTAYILNQANGFDPNSGGNISVALDKSGDAWIGGDLGLRVLQNAVSEVKTPASATVEPIIIEQNGLGEELFRDSQILQIEVDAGDHKWVSVDGGGVYYLSSDGQQTIKHFTKENSPLPTNSITDIKVDKKTGKVYFVSYDGIVTYQGDVADVTSGFGNVLVYPNPVVYSNFKGKVTIKGLAEVTNIRIADAAGNVVHSAVARGGYYEWDLNNQRGKRVASGIYFVLMTNEDGSDKATAKIAVVN, from the coding sequence ATGAAAAAACTCTCTTTAATTTCTCTTGGTATTTTAGCATCCCTGCACGTTGCAAATGCACAGACTATTTCTTCAAAAAAATGGGCAGACCTGTTTTCTTATAACAACGTTATTGCCATGAAAGAAGATAACGGAAAAATAGTTGCAGCAGCAGAAAACGGGATTTTTTATTATACCATTTCATCAGGTGAAATTACCAAGCTGTCTAAAGCAAACGGCTTGCATGAGGTTAAAATTTCAGCATTCGATTACAATCCGCAGAATAAAATTGCGCTTATAGGATATCAGAACGGTTCGCTGGATGTTATTTCTCCCGACGGAATTACCTATGTTGTGGATATTCCTATTGCTACAGGATATAACGGCAGCAAGAGAATCAATCATATCTCAATAACAGGAGACCTTGCAGTTATTTCGGTAGGTTACGGAGTTTCTATTTTTGATCTCAGGAAGAAAGAGTTTAAAGATTCTGCTTTTTTCTTATCAGGAGGTGTATATGAAGCGAGTAATGAAGCGACTATTTTCGGTAATAAAGTATTTTCGGTAACCAATACAGGCCTGAAAAGCCACGAAATGAATACAACATTTCCTGTATTCACCACATGGATAACTGAAATGGCAGGATCGTTCAGACATATTGATTCTGAAGGCATTTTAAGTTTTTCATCAGCAACCACAGGATATCTTTACAACAACGGCGCTTCTGTTCCTCTTTCTCAAACATTTACCAATGTGAAGGATGTTGTGGTGAACAGCAATAATATTGTTGTAACAGATCTAAACAGAGTTTACACATTCAATAACAATGGAAATTTTAACAATACCGTAAGTTTCGGTGAAGAATGTAATACGGCAACTACCGTAGGAAGCAGTGTGTATGGCGGAACAGTTTTATCAGGAATAAAAAATGAAAGCAACAATTCTTTTAAGCCCGACGGTCCTTATTTTAATTATGCCTACAAAATGAGTCTGTATGGTGAAAATCAACTCCTTGTATCTACGGGAGGAAGAGAAAACAGATTTAATACTGCCCTTAACAACCCAAAAAATCCCGGCTTTTATTACTTCAATGGTATGGAATGGATCTATCCTTCTTACTTCGTAGGAAATACTACAGGATTTAATGTCCTGGACGTTGTTTCAGATCCTGCAAGTCCGGATGATGTTTTCTTCACGAATTATACCACGGCGGAAGGACGCGGTGTATACAAGATGAAATATAATGCTGCCAGCAAGGATTTCACTTTTACCAAAAATTATAATCTAGGAACAACCAATCTGTATGCAAGACGGGCTGTAGGATTGGCTTTCGATGATGCAAACAATCTTTTTGTAAGCATCGCTTTTTCCAGTGACGGACCAGATGTTGGGCAGCTTACTGCAATCGGGGCTTACGACAGAGCGACTGATGATTTTCTTATAAAAAATACCACCACATTGGGTGCTGCACAAAAACCATTATTCTATGAAGGACTACTATGGATCCCGATCCCGAGGTTGAGTGCACTTGTTGCTTATGATGCTAAAAAAACAGTAAACACTTCTGATGATACCGCTTATATTCTGAACCAGGCCAATGGTTTCGATCCAAATTCCGGAGGTAATATTTCTGTAGCTTTGGATAAATCCGGAGATGCATGGATCGGTGGAGACTTGGGATTAAGGGTTTTACAGAATGCTGTTTCAGAAGTAAAAACTCCTGCAAGCGCTACCGTAGAGCCAATTATTATTGAACAGAACGGCCTTGGCGAAGAGCTTTTCAGAGATTCTCAGATTTTGCAGATTGAAGTGGATGCCGGTGATCACAAATGGGTTTCCGTGGATGGCGGGGGTGTCTATTATTTATCTTCAGACGGACAGCAAACCATAAAGCATTTTACTAAAGAAAATTCACCTCTTCCTACCAACAGTATTACCGATATTAAGGTTGACAAAAAAACAGGAAAAGTATATTTTGTTTCTTATGACGGAATTGTAACGTATCAGGGAGATGTTGCCGATGTAACTTCCGGCTTCGGAAACGTACTTGTATATCCGAATCCTGTAGTTTATTCCAATTTTAAAGGAAAAGTTACCATAAAAGGTCTTGCTGAAGTTACCAATATCAGGATTGCAGATGCAGCAGGAAATGTGGTGCACTCTGCTGTGGCAAGAGGCGGATATTATGAATGGGATCTTAATAACCAAAGAGGTAAAAGAGTAGCTTCAGGAATATATTTTGTACTGATGACAAATGAAGACGGATCCGATAAAGCAACGGCAAAGATTGCGGTAGTTAATTAA
- the recO gene encoding DNA repair protein RecO, whose product MNSQNGFLLSYIKYGENDAVLHCFTEEEGFQSYFLKGIYTKKNKKKALLLPLSKLNFSLLPLRGNGIQTISRFEMIKSNDIYTDVRCNSVVFFISDFLNQNLKHENKNHHLFFCLEEFIDELENQNYQSHLIFLIKILKIQGVAPLLNNGKFLDPETGTFSSELMHQIFNEEISAIWLAILSSGDPYRIKILSSHRKDFLDSILVYYHYHITDFRIPPSLEVIQQIFE is encoded by the coding sequence ATGAATTCACAAAACGGCTTTTTATTATCTTATATAAAATATGGTGAAAATGATGCAGTACTGCATTGTTTCACGGAAGAGGAAGGGTTTCAGTCTTATTTTCTGAAAGGTATTTATACTAAAAAAAATAAGAAAAAAGCCCTGCTCCTGCCATTGAGTAAACTTAATTTTTCACTGCTCCCACTCAGAGGAAATGGAATACAGACTATTTCCCGGTTTGAAATGATAAAAAGCAACGATATTTATACAGATGTCCGTTGCAATTCTGTTGTATTTTTTATTTCAGACTTTCTGAATCAGAATTTAAAACATGAAAATAAAAATCATCATCTATTTTTCTGTCTGGAAGAATTTATTGATGAACTTGAAAACCAGAACTATCAATCTCATTTGATCTTTCTGATCAAAATTCTGAAAATTCAGGGCGTTGCCCCGCTACTGAACAATGGAAAATTTCTTGATCCTGAAACCGGTACATTTTCTTCTGAATTGATGCATCAGATATTTAATGAGGAGATTTCTGCGATATGGCTGGCAATTCTTTCTTCGGGAGATCCATACCGGATTAAAATCCTTTCGTCTCATAGAAAAGATTTCCTTGACAGCATTTTGGTGTATTATCATTATCATATTACAGATTTCAGGATTCCGCCATCATTGGAAGTCATTCAGCAAATTTTTGAATAA
- a CDS encoding MGH1-like glycoside hydrolase domain-containing protein has translation MKEKERVSDITWKKWGPYVSNREWGLVREDYSPNGDAWNYTTHDAAEAKAYRWGEEGICGICDDLQKLVFSFGFWNKKDKIVKERFFGLTNGQGNHGEDVKEYYYYLDSTPTHSYMKMLYKYPQSTFPYEDLIKTNAERGKQDPEYELIDTGIFDKNEYFDIFIEYAKADDQDILIRLTIVNKSENTAPLVILPALWFRNTWRWGYDDYMPQLNSGEANNVKIQHKDLEIKNFYAENAELSLFCDNETNNEKLYQCPNQSDYTKDGINDFIINGNSQSVNHKNIGTKAAFLINESFNPKEEKIFKFRLSDKDLKKPFSGFDEIFSQRKQEADEFYEEIQDGIKTEDEKLVQRQAFAGMLWSKMFYHYNVEKWLKGDPNQPQPPKSRDKIRNFQWKHLNNEHIISMPDKWEYPWYATWDLAFHTISFSLIDPDFAKHQLKLFLFEWYMHPNGQLPAYEWDFNDVNPPVHAWAVFRVFKIDEYLKGKPDLPFLESAFQKLLMNFTWWVNKKDNNGNNIFEGGFLGLDNIGVFDRNTPLPDGEHLEQSDGTSWMAMFALNMMRIALELALYNKVYEEMAIKFFEHFLAIANSLANMGDECFSLWDDEDEFFYDALSFGEKDHMYLRIRTIVGLIPMFAVEIIDDEMIENLPNFKKRMQWVLENKPELAALVSHWEVKGEDSKHLLSLLRGHRLKRLLHRMLNSEEFLSDFGVRALSKEYEKNPFSLHLNGKDYTVKYTPAESDSRLFGGNSNWRGPVWFPINFLIIESLQRFFFYYSPDFLVECPTGSGNYLNLDQIADELSKRLSNIFLKDKDGNRPFNGQYPRFQSDPDFKDYILFYEYFHGDNGRGVGASHQTGWTGLVAKILMPRFSKKKIAESETEMPTKKS, from the coding sequence AGAGGCAAAAGCATATCGTTGGGGAGAAGAAGGCATTTGTGGCATTTGCGATGACCTTCAGAAGCTCGTATTTTCTTTCGGCTTCTGGAATAAGAAAGATAAAATAGTAAAAGAGCGGTTCTTCGGGCTTACCAACGGACAGGGAAATCACGGAGAAGATGTAAAGGAATATTACTATTATCTGGATTCCACACCGACGCATTCTTATATGAAGATGCTTTACAAATATCCTCAAAGTACATTTCCTTATGAAGACCTCATCAAAACAAACGCAGAAAGGGGCAAACAGGACCCTGAATATGAGTTGATCGATACAGGAATTTTTGATAAAAATGAGTACTTTGATATTTTCATTGAATATGCAAAAGCCGATGATCAGGATATTCTGATTCGGCTTACCATTGTCAATAAATCAGAAAACACAGCTCCTCTGGTAATTCTTCCGGCTTTATGGTTCAGAAATACTTGGCGGTGGGGTTATGATGATTATATGCCCCAGCTAAATTCGGGCGAGGCAAATAATGTAAAAATTCAACATAAGGATTTAGAAATCAAAAACTTTTATGCAGAAAATGCAGAACTAAGTTTATTCTGTGATAATGAAACCAATAATGAAAAACTGTATCAGTGTCCCAACCAAAGCGATTACACCAAAGACGGAATCAATGATTTTATTATTAATGGAAATTCACAATCCGTAAACCATAAGAATATTGGTACGAAGGCGGCTTTTTTAATCAATGAGAGTTTTAATCCGAAAGAAGAAAAAATTTTTAAATTCAGGTTATCTGATAAGGATCTTAAGAAGCCTTTTTCCGGATTTGATGAAATTTTCAGTCAGCGAAAACAGGAAGCCGATGAATTTTACGAAGAAATTCAGGACGGAATTAAAACGGAAGATGAAAAACTGGTACAGCGGCAGGCTTTTGCGGGAATGCTTTGGAGTAAAATGTTTTACCATTATAATGTCGAAAAGTGGCTTAAAGGCGATCCTAACCAACCGCAACCTCCAAAATCCCGGGATAAGATCCGGAATTTCCAGTGGAAACATCTTAATAATGAACATATTATTTCAATGCCGGATAAATGGGAATATCCATGGTATGCAACGTGGGATCTGGCTTTTCATACGATCAGCTTTTCATTGATTGACCCTGATTTTGCCAAACATCAGCTGAAATTATTCCTTTTTGAATGGTATATGCACCCCAACGGGCAGCTTCCGGCTTACGAATGGGATTTTAATGATGTGAATCCGCCAGTTCACGCATGGGCCGTTTTCAGAGTTTTTAAAATTGATGAATATTTAAAAGGAAAACCGGATCTTCCGTTCCTGGAAAGTGCATTTCAAAAACTGCTGATGAATTTTACATGGTGGGTCAATAAAAAGGATAATAACGGAAACAATATTTTCGAAGGCGGCTTTTTAGGATTAGATAATATCGGGGTTTTTGATCGTAATACGCCGCTTCCCGATGGTGAACACCTGGAGCAGTCGGATGGTACGAGTTGGATGGCCATGTTTGCCCTTAATATGATGAGAATCGCTTTAGAACTCGCCTTGTACAATAAGGTTTACGAAGAAATGGCCATAAAGTTTTTTGAACATTTTCTGGCGATTGCCAATTCTCTTGCCAATATGGGGGATGAATGCTTCAGTCTTTGGGATGATGAAGATGAGTTCTTCTACGACGCGCTTTCATTCGGGGAAAAAGATCATATGTATTTAAGAATCAGAACAATTGTTGGCCTTATTCCGATGTTTGCAGTTGAAATTATTGATGATGAAATGATCGAAAATCTTCCGAATTTTAAAAAAAGAATGCAGTGGGTGCTGGAGAATAAACCGGAACTGGCTGCTTTAGTTTCTCATTGGGAGGTAAAGGGGGAAGATTCAAAACACCTGCTTTCCCTTCTCCGCGGGCATCGTTTAAAAAGATTGCTCCACAGAATGCTGAATTCTGAAGAATTTCTAAGCGATTTCGGAGTTCGTGCCCTTTCTAAAGAATATGAAAAGAATCCGTTTAGCCTGCATCTGAACGGTAAAGACTACACCGTAAAATATACACCTGCAGAAAGTGACAGCCGGCTTTTCGGGGGAAACAGCAACTGGCGTGGCCCGGTATGGTTTCCTATAAATTTCTTAATTATTGAAAGTCTGCAACGTTTTTTCTTTTATTATAGTCCGGATTTTCTGGTAGAATGCCCTACAGGAAGCGGAAATTATTTAAATCTTGATCAGATTGCAGATGAACTCAGCAAAAGGCTGTCCAATATATTTTTGAAAGATAAAGATGGAAACCGTCCTTTCAACGGGCAGTATCCAAGATTTCAGTCTGACCCGGATTTTAAGGATTATATTTTGTTTTATGAATATTTTCACGGAGATAATGGGCGTGGAGTAGGCGCTTCACACCAGACAGGCTGGACGGGGCTGGTTGCAAAAATCCTTATGCCTAGGTTTTCAAAGAAAAAAATTGCGGAATCCGAAACTGAGATGCCGACCAAAAAAAGTTGA